The proteins below come from a single Limosilactobacillus reuteri genomic window:
- a CDS encoding ABC transporter permease has translation MFLALKEMKHEKLHYGLIVAMIVLISYLMFFLMGMMLGLQNENDAAIKEWGTETVFLNKNSNDNLGQSIITRDQLSGKDQKNVALVGQAPVVLKEKGASKESAQFIGLDPDQFISREKIKITSGRQAKGNNEIVVDKSLSKKGYHLGDRVTINSQNEKYKIVGFVNDAKFSVAPVIYGSLPVWRELRGLNSSAVASGLFSDNKLSKNTYPDLQHYTVNEYINKLPGYSAQNNTFTFMIGFLMVISLIVIAVFLYILTMQKISHYAVMRAQGIPARHLIIATVTQSIFLMVCGVIGGILLTLITSVAIPMSVPVIMNWPLISLMAVGLIVLGMIGSLLPVRMIIKIDPVQALN, from the coding sequence ATGTTTTTAGCACTAAAAGAAATGAAACATGAAAAGCTGCATTATGGATTAATTGTTGCCATGATTGTTTTAATTAGTTACCTAATGTTTTTCCTAATGGGGATGATGTTGGGACTCCAAAATGAAAATGATGCCGCCATTAAAGAGTGGGGTACGGAAACTGTTTTTCTAAATAAAAATAGTAATGATAATCTTGGACAATCAATTATTACTCGTGACCAACTATCTGGTAAAGATCAAAAGAATGTTGCTCTTGTTGGTCAGGCACCAGTAGTTCTTAAAGAAAAAGGAGCAAGTAAAGAAAGTGCTCAATTTATCGGTTTAGATCCTGACCAATTTATTTCCCGGGAAAAGATTAAGATTACAAGTGGCCGTCAAGCTAAGGGAAATAACGAAATTGTTGTTGACAAGAGTTTAAGCAAAAAGGGGTATCATTTAGGGGATCGAGTAACAATCAATTCTCAAAATGAGAAATATAAAATTGTTGGCTTTGTTAATGATGCTAAATTTAGCGTTGCCCCCGTTATATATGGTAGTTTGCCAGTTTGGCGGGAACTGAGAGGATTAAATAGTTCAGCCGTTGCTAGCGGACTCTTTTCTGACAATAAGCTTAGTAAAAATACCTACCCTGATCTCCAACACTACACTGTTAACGAATATATTAATAAGCTACCGGGATATTCAGCGCAAAATAATACGTTTACTTTTATGATTGGCTTCTTAATGGTAATTTCGTTAATTGTAATTGCGGTCTTCTTATATATTCTTACCATGCAAAAAATAAGTCATTATGCAGTTATGCGCGCTCAAGGAATTCCTGCTCGTCATCTAATTATTGCGACAGTTACTCAATCAATCTTCCTAATGGTTTGTGGAGTAATTGGCGGGATTCTTTTAACCCTTATTACAAGTGTAGCGATTCCAATGTCGGTACCAGTTATTATGAATTGGCCACTAATTAGTTTAATGGCAGTGGGATTAATAGTTCTTGGAATGATTGGTTCGTTATTACCAGTCCGAATGATTATTAAGATTGATCCAGTACAGGCCTTAAATTAA
- a CDS encoding ABC transporter ATP-binding protein/permease: protein MAFLELKNIYKSYYLDKEEFPVLKGIDLQFDRGEFVSILGESGGGKSTLMNIIGGLDRNFEGEVLVNGKILDHKKEKQLDSYRRATVGYIYQSYNLISHLTVLDNVLVALDMTTLTKEDRRKRALELLDKVGLSEQVKKHPNHLSGGQKQRVAIARALASDPQIIIADEPTGALDAQNTKEVLALLDEIARDGKLVIAVTHSQEVADNGTRIVHLADGKIDGDERLRPAYPIPEDPTEITPRVLPAMASYRTAFKHLTYNFWRNSLIMLGTAIGIFAVLLFSGLGNGINGYIQNQINSLANPQAITVFKNTTGKKMTQEQIQSSLGQTMAANPQSMTISDHNIDRLRKLDNVSSVQPGIMVSAFQLDYNGKKQSGTSLSTSSKAITSDSIKQGHKPKNGEIVLTKQQAIQLSSAKNYKQMVGKTIRLSFTWIDANNNPVPVSGNFKVAGITEGASAGTSITYSTMRALLQKANASTAANFATVNVTNLDSVQGVANKIDNLRGSNNKRILGAITVGSILKTINTYVSLASTVLASIAGISLLVSALMIIVTMYMSVSERTKEIGILRALGERKKDIRRLFTSESVFIGLFSAILALLIVAVVTVIINHALYGLIKYNIVQITVGNVIFAIVIAIVISFIAALLPARRAANLNPIDALAAD, encoded by the coding sequence ATGGCTTTTTTAGAATTAAAAAACATATATAAATCATATTATCTTGACAAAGAGGAATTCCCAGTTCTTAAGGGAATTGACTTACAGTTTGATCGGGGAGAATTTGTATCCATCCTTGGTGAATCAGGTGGTGGAAAGTCCACTTTAATGAATATCATTGGGGGCCTTGATCGTAACTTTGAAGGTGAAGTCCTCGTAAATGGTAAAATCCTCGATCATAAAAAAGAAAAGCAACTAGATAGCTATCGGCGCGCGACGGTGGGTTATATCTATCAGTCCTATAACTTAATTTCTCACTTGACGGTGCTGGATAATGTTTTGGTTGCGTTGGATATGACAACGTTGACTAAGGAAGACCGGCGAAAGCGCGCGTTGGAACTCTTAGATAAGGTTGGTTTAAGTGAACAAGTAAAAAAGCATCCGAACCATTTGTCAGGAGGTCAAAAGCAACGGGTAGCAATTGCCCGAGCATTAGCAAGTGACCCGCAAATTATTATTGCTGATGAACCTACAGGAGCCTTAGATGCACAGAATACCAAAGAAGTATTAGCATTATTAGACGAAATTGCTCGTGATGGGAAACTAGTGATCGCTGTTACTCACTCCCAGGAAGTAGCGGATAATGGGACACGAATTGTTCATTTAGCTGATGGAAAAATTGACGGCGATGAAAGATTGCGTCCTGCTTATCCGATTCCAGAAGACCCAACAGAGATTACTCCACGAGTTTTACCGGCGATGGCGAGCTACCGAACGGCTTTTAAACATTTGACCTATAACTTTTGGCGTAATTCGTTAATTATGCTTGGAACTGCAATCGGTATCTTTGCCGTACTCTTGTTTAGTGGTTTAGGTAATGGGATAAATGGGTACATTCAAAATCAGATTAATTCTCTTGCTAATCCGCAGGCAATTACCGTATTTAAAAACACAACTGGTAAAAAGATGACCCAGGAACAAATTCAATCATCGTTAGGACAAACGATGGCGGCTAATCCTCAATCAATGACGATTAGTGACCATAATATTGACCGGTTACGAAAGCTTGATAATGTGTCGTCTGTCCAGCCGGGAATTATGGTGAGCGCCTTTCAGCTTGATTATAATGGAAAAAAGCAAAGTGGGACTTCACTAAGTACCTCGAGTAAGGCAATTACTAGTGATTCAATTAAACAGGGGCATAAACCCAAGAATGGTGAAATCGTTCTTACAAAGCAACAAGCAATCCAATTATCAAGTGCTAAAAATTATAAGCAAATGGTTGGTAAAACTATCCGTCTCTCCTTTACATGGATAGATGCCAATAATAATCCAGTTCCCGTTTCTGGAAACTTCAAGGTGGCAGGGATTACAGAAGGCGCGAGTGCTGGAACTTCAATTACTTATTCCACTATGCGTGCGCTGCTTCAAAAAGCGAATGCCTCTACTGCTGCTAACTTTGCAACCGTTAATGTAACAAATCTTGACAGTGTTCAAGGAGTGGCGAATAAGATCGATAATCTTCGTGGTAGTAATAACAAACGGATATTAGGAGCGATTACAGTCGGGTCAATCCTTAAAACCATTAATACTTATGTTAGTCTTGCTTCCACGGTTCTTGCTTCAATTGCTGGAATTTCATTACTTGTGTCTGCATTAATGATTATTGTGACAATGTACATGTCAGTTTCGGAACGGACAAAGGAAATCGGTATTTTGAGAGCCCTAGGTGAGCGAAAAAAAGATATTCGCCGATTATTTACGTCTGAATCCGTCTTTATTGGACTGTTTTCCGCAATTCTCGCACTGCTAATTGTTGCAGTTGTAACGGTTATTATTAACCACGCTTTATATGGCTTGATTAAATATAATATTGTACAAATTACTGTTGGAAATGTAATCTTTGCAATCGTAATTGCGATTGTAATTTCGTTTATTGCCGCATTGCTTCCTGCACGTCGGGCGGCAAACCTTAATCCAATCGATGCATTAGCTGCAGATTAG
- a CDS encoding ABC transporter ATP-binding protein — protein sequence MSKLKLVDVNKYYGEGISRVHVLKDVSFSAKAGELNLILGPSGSGKSTFLTIAGGLQTPTSGKVLIDGIDIEKLSSKKRDELRLQKIGFILQSYNLLPYLNVADQFKLVDRIKKNGNVSSEAFDELLEKLAIKKLLKQYPSELSGGQNQRVAIARALYTNPEIILADEPTAALDSNLVKTVGQLFQDLAKKEGKAVIAVTHDLRLREYADNVYELADGKLTLSKNSPDQ from the coding sequence ATGTCAAAATTGAAGTTAGTAGACGTTAACAAATATTATGGCGAAGGAATTAGCCGTGTCCATGTTCTTAAGGATGTTAGTTTTTCTGCTAAAGCGGGAGAACTAAATTTAATTTTAGGACCTTCTGGATCAGGAAAGAGTACCTTTCTAACGATTGCGGGCGGTTTGCAAACACCTACTTCAGGAAAAGTATTAATTGATGGAATTGATATTGAGAAATTATCTTCTAAAAAACGTGATGAACTACGCTTACAGAAGATTGGTTTTATTCTTCAGTCGTATAACCTATTACCCTATCTAAATGTGGCGGATCAATTTAAGCTTGTTGATCGCATAAAGAAGAATGGGAACGTCTCATCAGAAGCTTTTGATGAATTATTGGAAAAGCTTGCAATAAAGAAGCTGCTCAAGCAATATCCTTCTGAATTGTCAGGAGGTCAAAACCAGCGGGTAGCGATTGCACGTGCCCTTTATACCAATCCCGAGATAATTCTTGCAGATGAACCAACAGCGGCCTTAGATAGTAATTTAGTAAAGACAGTGGGGCAATTATTTCAAGATCTGGCTAAAAAGGAAGGAAAAGCAGTGATTGCTGTAACCCATGATTTACGTTTGCGTGAATATGCAGATAATGTTTACGAGTTAGCTGATGGGAAACTTACATTAAGTAAAAATTCTCCAGACCAATAA